A single window of Candidatus Eisenbacteria bacterium DNA harbors:
- a CDS encoding response regulator transcription factor: MVQRNGSKARKKKPAPKPRPRHAAKAKRSSGRIRILLADGQLIDRAGLIAIFRAQSDFEVVGEASDAVEAGRLSHELEPSVTVLALQLPAPDGKTALSYIRSHAPTIPILAVAERGRRECMVLNPPRLGGTQEPHERCASGTDCLELAVSQGATGTIRRDADPEELYRAIRTVASGKAYYEAGTAAAIMRHALGGADRAYRNLSARETEVAQLIANGRSNKEIAQALGITDTTVKKHVGQILAKLKLQDRLQVGLYVARNPLVLRLHDAGTA; this comes from the coding sequence GTGGTCCAGCGAAACGGGTCGAAAGCTCGCAAGAAGAAGCCTGCTCCGAAGCCGCGTCCCCGCCATGCTGCAAAGGCCAAACGCTCTTCCGGGAGGATCCGGATTCTCCTCGCCGACGGCCAGCTCATCGACCGCGCGGGTCTCATCGCGATCTTCAGGGCACAGTCCGATTTCGAGGTGGTCGGCGAGGCGTCGGATGCGGTCGAAGCCGGCCGACTGAGCCACGAGCTCGAGCCTTCGGTGACGGTCCTCGCGCTCCAGCTTCCCGCCCCGGACGGAAAGACCGCGCTCTCGTACATTCGCTCCCACGCGCCCACCATTCCCATCCTCGCGGTGGCCGAGCGCGGGCGACGCGAGTGCATGGTTCTCAATCCGCCCCGGCTCGGAGGCACGCAGGAGCCCCACGAGCGGTGCGCGTCGGGCACCGATTGCCTGGAACTCGCGGTCTCCCAGGGAGCCACCGGCACGATCCGCCGGGACGCGGATCCGGAGGAGCTCTACCGCGCGATCCGCACGGTGGCGTCCGGTAAGGCGTACTACGAGGCGGGCACCGCGGCCGCGATCATGCGGCACGCGCTGGGCGGCGCCGACCGCGCCTACCGGAACCTCTCCGCGCGCGAGACCGAGGTGGCCCAGCTGATCGCGAACGGCCGCTCGAACAAGGAGATCGCGCAGGCGCTCGGGATCACGGACACCACGGTGAAGAAGCACGTCGGTCAGATCCTGGCCAAGCTGAAGCTTCAAGACCGGCTACAGGTAGGTCTCTACGTCGCTCGCAACCCGCTCGTGCTTCGGCTGCACGATGCGGGAACCGCCTGA
- a CDS encoding cytochrome c3 family protein — RGLAPLPRPWPEPPYESPCLECHEGIEERSGEIFGRRHAHAKHVVEQKIDCERCHRTHEEKPEGEVVRFDASGCESCHHRAADLRRPATCVPCHADIQKGTVESFRGKFSHSVHVEDEEIACGTCHVTAAGGVLGLQREACVECHDE; from the coding sequence GCGGGGACTCGCGCCGTTACCGCGGCCCTGGCCGGAGCCGCCTTACGAGTCGCCGTGTCTCGAGTGCCACGAGGGGATCGAAGAGCGGAGCGGGGAGATCTTCGGCAGGCGCCACGCCCACGCGAAGCATGTCGTCGAGCAGAAGATCGACTGCGAGCGGTGCCACCGGACGCACGAGGAGAAGCCGGAGGGCGAAGTCGTCCGGTTCGACGCCTCCGGATGCGAGTCGTGTCACCACCGGGCCGCCGACCTGCGCCGCCCGGCGACCTGCGTCCCCTGCCATGCGGACATCCAGAAAGGGACCGTCGAGAGCTTCCGGGGGAAGTTCAGCCACTCGGTGCACGTCGAGGACGAGGAAATCGCCTGCGGGACGTGCCACGTGACGGCCGCCGGGGGCGTCCTCGGTCTTCAGCGAGAGGCGTGCGTGGAGTGCCACGACGAATAG
- a CDS encoding NfeD family protein has product MELDWNWALLIGGALLILVEVALGGFAGFDLVLIGSAFMLGGIVGLWTDNTNLAWIVAAVLCLTYLVAGRRWVRNNLRVKSVPSNADALLGQSGVVTTRIQTHEFGRVRIQSEEWLAAPAAGVTGPLEPGTVVTVEAVDGVTLKVR; this is encoded by the coding sequence ATGGAACTGGACTGGAACTGGGCGCTCTTGATCGGCGGCGCGCTCCTGATCCTCGTGGAGGTCGCGCTCGGCGGGTTCGCGGGATTCGACCTCGTGCTGATCGGATCCGCGTTCATGCTGGGCGGGATCGTGGGGCTCTGGACCGACAACACGAATCTCGCGTGGATCGTGGCCGCCGTGCTCTGTCTGACCTATCTCGTCGCGGGACGGAGGTGGGTCCGGAACAACCTGCGCGTGAAGTCCGTTCCGAGCAACGCGGACGCGCTCCTGGGCCAATCCGGCGTGGTGACGACGCGGATCCAGACGCACGAGTTCGGGCGCGTCCGGATCCAGAGCGAGGAATGGCTCGCGGCGCCCGCCGCGGGCGTCACGGGGCCGCTCGAGCCGGGGACCGTCGTCACCGTGGAAGCGGTGGACGGCGTCACTCTCAAGGTGAGGTGA
- a CDS encoding Flp family type IVb pilin has protein sequence MLHRLDGFIRDEAGEDLIEYGLLAAFVAAIAVACIIADPLGLAPSLEGAYQDAIDALNSV, from the coding sequence ATGCTCCACCGACTGGATGGCTTCATTCGGGATGAGGCGGGAGAAGATTTGATCGAGTACGGCCTTCTGGCCGCGTTCGTGGCCGCGATCGCCGTCGCGTGCATCATCGCGGATCCGCTCGGCCTCGCGCCGTCGCTGGAAGGCGCGTATCAGGACGCGATCGACGCGCTGAATTCGGTCTAG
- a CDS encoding OmpA family protein — protein MVRAVRTGVITTTLLLLFGLWLEARTVLAGPFDGIKKKAENKATQEAEKAIEDAGEEPASQEKSQPETGVHEAGGEPAGETSAPAGAESEASGSNQGGAPLSSVSTKFDFVPGDSVLFADDFTQDELGEFPAGWRLASGTFEVAEMEGERWLRCSSDDGHISMKVPKGLPEYWTLEFDAFGFGPDAHLTVTALEANGGEVWQTTFPSGERNLAFRCGDLYSATPLPGKASGRHRMMYYARATALKAYMDRERLANVPDVTGRGIPAEIDFRLWAPGDQPKLMITNVRFAKGPRPPKDMLAGGKLVTYGIHFDTGSDVVRPESAPVLRQVAAYLESKPDVKLRITGHTDNVGTTASNLDLSKRRAAAVAGVLVREFKLAEDRFQTDGKGDTQPVSGNAKPEGRAMNRRVEFTRIDAAVARKPAGSNG, from the coding sequence ATGGTCCGCGCCGTCCGAACCGGGGTCATCACCACCACGCTGCTCCTACTCTTCGGCCTTTGGCTTGAAGCGCGGACCGTTCTCGCCGGTCCGTTCGACGGGATCAAGAAGAAGGCGGAGAACAAGGCTACCCAGGAAGCCGAGAAGGCGATCGAGGATGCGGGTGAAGAACCCGCCTCCCAGGAGAAGTCCCAGCCCGAGACCGGAGTCCACGAGGCGGGGGGCGAGCCGGCCGGGGAGACGTCGGCCCCGGCCGGCGCCGAGTCCGAGGCGTCCGGGTCGAATCAGGGAGGCGCTCCACTCTCCTCGGTCTCGACGAAGTTCGATTTCGTTCCGGGCGACAGCGTGCTGTTCGCGGACGATTTCACGCAGGATGAGCTGGGCGAGTTTCCGGCCGGCTGGCGCCTTGCTTCGGGGACCTTCGAGGTAGCGGAGATGGAAGGCGAGCGGTGGCTCCGGTGTTCGAGCGACGATGGACACATCTCCATGAAGGTGCCCAAGGGTTTGCCGGAATACTGGACCCTCGAGTTCGACGCGTTCGGTTTTGGCCCGGACGCGCACCTCACGGTCACGGCTCTGGAGGCCAATGGCGGCGAGGTGTGGCAGACCACGTTCCCCTCCGGAGAACGGAACCTGGCGTTCCGATGCGGTGACCTCTACTCGGCCACGCCGCTTCCCGGCAAGGCATCCGGACGTCACCGCATGATGTACTACGCCCGCGCGACGGCCCTGAAGGCGTACATGGACCGGGAACGCCTCGCGAACGTTCCCGACGTGACCGGACGCGGCATTCCCGCCGAGATCGACTTCCGCCTGTGGGCGCCGGGGGATCAGCCGAAGCTCATGATCACGAACGTCCGGTTCGCCAAGGGGCCACGCCCTCCGAAGGACATGCTCGCCGGGGGGAAGCTCGTGACGTACGGGATCCATTTCGACACCGGCTCCGACGTGGTCCGGCCGGAGTCCGCGCCCGTGCTGCGTCAGGTCGCGGCCTACCTCGAGTCGAAGCCCGACGTGAAGCTGCGCATCACCGGACACACGGACAACGTGGGCACCACGGCGTCGAACCTCGATCTCTCGAAGCGCCGCGCGGCCGCGGTCGCGGGGGTTCTCGTAAGGGAATTCAAGCTCGCCGAGGATCGGTTCCAGACGGATGGGAAGGGCGATACCCAGCCGGTGTCCGGCAACGCCAAGCCCGAAGGCCGCGCCATGAACCGACGGGTGGAGTTCACCAGGATCGATGCCGCGGTGGCAAGGAAGCCGGCGGGCTCGAACGGATGA
- a CDS encoding sigma-70 family RNA polymerase sigma factor, with protein MDAPGGKEGIPSPSEVTRTFLRWRQGDAAALHALLPLVYEEMRRLAGGYLQNESPGHTLQPTALAHEAYLRLLDQRHVSWQNRAHFMGLAAQAMRRILTDHARRRDAQKRGGGAMHVAIDALAASGAEPATPADPMGVSAADLDAALERLAQLDERQARVVELRFFTGLSIEEAAEVLSVSPATVKRDWTLARAWLHRELKGPTP; from the coding sequence ATGGACGCCCCCGGCGGGAAGGAGGGGATCCCGTCCCCTTCCGAGGTCACACGAACATTTCTTCGCTGGCGCCAAGGGGATGCTGCCGCGCTCCACGCGCTCCTCCCCCTCGTCTACGAGGAGATGCGCCGGCTTGCCGGCGGTTACCTGCAGAACGAGAGCCCCGGCCACACGCTCCAGCCGACCGCGCTCGCCCACGAGGCGTACCTCCGCCTTCTCGACCAGCGGCACGTGTCCTGGCAGAACCGCGCGCACTTCATGGGGCTCGCCGCACAGGCGATGCGCCGCATCCTCACGGACCACGCGCGCCGGCGCGACGCGCAGAAGCGCGGAGGCGGCGCAATGCACGTCGCCATCGACGCCCTTGCCGCGTCCGGAGCGGAGCCCGCAACGCCCGCCGATCCGATGGGCGTCTCCGCCGCCGACCTCGACGCCGCCCTGGAGCGGCTGGCGCAGCTCGACGAGCGCCAGGCACGCGTCGTCGAGCTCCGCTTCTTCACGGGTCTCTCCATCGAGGAAGCCGCCGAGGTGCTCTCCGTCTCTCCCGCGACCGTGAAGCGCGACTGGACGCTGGCGCGCGCGTGGCTCCACCGCGAGCTGAAGGGACCCACCCCGTGA
- a CDS encoding SPFH domain-containing protein: MSILLSVLAFVALIALARAARVVAQYEKGLVLRLGKYRATVDSGLTFLVPVIEDMVKVDMRERVINVEPQKVITKDNVSVTVDAVIYYRIIDPVKATFEVQHFSYAATTLAQTNLRNLIGDKSLDETLTARDTINANLRSVLDEATNTWGVKVTRVEVQKIDPPADITEAMSRQMKAERDKRANILEAEGVKQAQILQAEGVRQSDILRAEGDAQAKVLRATADAKAIELVSNAAEQFFRERAEVSKRLDVLHHVLADQTKFIVPAGSDLVNVLGLDDKNVVPVRK, encoded by the coding sequence CTGAGCATCCTGCTTTCGGTACTGGCCTTCGTCGCGCTCATCGCCCTGGCCCGGGCCGCCCGGGTGGTCGCGCAGTACGAGAAGGGCCTCGTGCTCCGCCTCGGCAAGTACCGTGCGACCGTGGACTCCGGGCTCACGTTCCTCGTGCCGGTGATCGAGGACATGGTCAAGGTCGACATGCGCGAGCGAGTGATCAACGTCGAGCCCCAGAAGGTCATCACCAAGGACAACGTCTCGGTGACGGTCGACGCGGTCATCTATTACCGGATCATCGATCCCGTGAAGGCCACGTTCGAGGTCCAGCACTTCTCCTACGCCGCGACCACGCTCGCCCAGACCAACCTTCGGAACCTGATCGGCGACAAGTCGCTGGACGAGACCCTGACCGCGCGCGACACGATCAACGCGAACCTCCGGTCGGTGCTCGACGAGGCGACGAACACGTGGGGCGTCAAGGTGACCCGGGTCGAGGTGCAGAAGATCGATCCCCCGGCGGACATCACCGAGGCCATGTCGCGCCAGATGAAGGCGGAGCGTGACAAGCGAGCCAACATCCTCGAGGCGGAGGGGGTGAAGCAGGCCCAGATCCTCCAGGCCGAGGGCGTGCGCCAGTCCGACATCCTGCGCGCCGAGGGCGACGCGCAGGCCAAGGTGCTCCGCGCCACCGCGGACGCCAAGGCCATCGAGCTCGTCTCGAACGCCGCGGAGCAGTTCTTCCGGGAGCGCGCCGAGGTGAGCAAGCGGCTCGACGTGCTCCATCACGTGCTCGCCGATCAGACGAAGTTCATCGTGCCCGCGGGCTCGGACCTCGTGAACGTGCTCGGGCTCGACGACAAGAACGTGGTGCCCGTCCGGAAGTAG